From Paenibacillus sp. V4I7, one genomic window encodes:
- a CDS encoding MFS transporter — MRKKFLVYLVSIVAFFGPFTQTIYTPMLPEIGQQFQASQDAVNLTVSIYPLFFAIMQLVYGPLIDKYGRRRILLIGFLFFLLATVGAAMSHSVQTLILFRALQACGGAVGSVAALTVIGDLFEGKLRGRAMGIYQMLVALGPGLGPIFGGFVGQHYGIHHIFWALFGITVVLWFILLLFLPETKTKSSGVDRFRIQQLSNVLTHRIGLAIVVLGSVQYSVFYLLLILLPSILTDLYQLSPSQTGLMFLPISLCVVIGSLVGGRIQEYFDLKKLLLTMAFLNMATILFFAVAASVSLPILTISLSLFGVFLGLSLPLQTTLLANELPHHRATSTGVYNFFRYVWMTIGPVVGTYFYRFGFHLEFYACVILFACALVFIYRQFFFVENALKKSNGQTAQNTKSAP; from the coding sequence ATGCGGAAAAAATTTCTCGTCTATTTGGTATCTATCGTAGCCTTTTTCGGTCCATTCACTCAGACTATTTATACACCTATGTTGCCTGAGATTGGGCAGCAATTTCAAGCGTCGCAGGATGCTGTCAATTTAACTGTATCTATATATCCGCTTTTTTTCGCAATCATGCAACTCGTTTATGGACCGTTAATCGATAAGTATGGTCGACGTAGAATTCTGTTAATCGGATTTCTGTTTTTTTTGTTGGCAACTGTAGGCGCGGCTATGTCACATTCTGTTCAAACACTCATCTTATTTCGTGCATTGCAGGCCTGTGGAGGAGCTGTTGGATCCGTTGCTGCCCTCACTGTAATAGGGGATTTATTTGAGGGGAAATTGCGAGGTCGAGCCATGGGCATTTATCAAATGCTTGTCGCACTTGGACCGGGATTGGGGCCAATATTCGGAGGATTTGTTGGACAGCATTATGGTATCCATCATATATTTTGGGCTCTTTTTGGAATCACTGTGGTGTTATGGTTCATTTTGCTTCTATTTTTGCCGGAAACCAAAACGAAATCTAGCGGTGTTGATCGATTCCGTATCCAACAGTTATCCAATGTGCTGACTCATCGGATAGGATTGGCTATTGTCGTTCTTGGCTCTGTACAATATTCCGTCTTCTATTTGTTATTGATTCTACTGCCAAGTATCCTTACTGATCTTTATCAACTAAGTCCTAGCCAAACTGGATTGATGTTCCTTCCTATATCCTTGTGTGTTGTTATAGGAAGCTTAGTGGGCGGTCGTATTCAAGAGTATTTTGATTTGAAAAAATTACTACTTACAATGGCATTTTTGAATATGGCCACTATTCTGTTTTTTGCAGTAGCCGCTTCGGTTTCCTTGCCTATATTAACCATTAGCCTTTCTCTCTTTGGCGTTTTTCTCGGGTTATCTCTTCCTTTGCAAACAACGCTGCTCGCGAATGAACTGCCACATCATCGGGCTACATCAACAGGTGTATACAATTTCTTTCGTTACGTCTGGATGACAATCGGTCCCGTCGTAGGGACGTATTTCTACCGCTTCGGTTTCCACTTGGAGTTTTATGCTTGTGTGATCCTATTCGCATGTGCCCTCGTATTCATATATCGTCAATTTTTTTTCGTAGAGAATGCGTTGAAAAAATCTAACGGCCAAACTGCTCAAAATACAAAATCCGCTCCATAA
- a CDS encoding helix-turn-helix domain-containing protein, which yields MGMGSYEGMYELNGKQFYCPIELSVSILAGRWKSTIICELLQGKKRYGELKKNILNINHKMLAEQLRELESAGIIQRYVYPVVPPKVEYELTALGEGLRPAVEHLRQWGMHFKSDDLDESQPVVEEKIRS from the coding sequence ATGGGTATGGGATCTTATGAGGGCATGTATGAATTAAACGGGAAGCAGTTTTACTGCCCCATCGAACTTTCTGTTTCTATACTTGCTGGTAGATGGAAATCCACCATTATTTGCGAACTACTTCAAGGAAAAAAAAGATATGGTGAACTCAAGAAAAATATATTGAACATTAACCATAAAATGCTGGCAGAACAATTACGAGAGTTGGAATCCGCCGGAATCATTCAGAGATATGTCTATCCTGTAGTTCCACCAAAGGTTGAATACGAGTTAACAGCTTTAGGTGAAGGCTTACGACCTGCTGTCGAGCATCTGAGACAATGGGGTATGCACTTCAAATCCGATGATCTGGATGAATCGCAACCCGTTGTCGAGGAAAAGATAAGATCATAA
- a CDS encoding NIPSNAP family protein: MIYELRIYYIHPGKMQEIQARFRDRTLQIFANHGMKVTEFWEDANEENNRLYYVMEHPDMETRNQSFENFQNDPEWIELKRVTEQNGPLYEKIDIVYLKTVPFFEK; the protein is encoded by the coding sequence ATGATATACGAACTTAGAATCTACTATATTCATCCGGGGAAGATGCAGGAGATCCAAGCAAGGTTTAGAGATCGTACGTTGCAAATATTTGCAAATCATGGAATGAAAGTTACCGAGTTCTGGGAAGACGCTAATGAAGAGAATAACCGCCTGTATTATGTCATGGAGCACCCAGATATGGAAACACGGAATCAAAGCTTTGAGAATTTCCAAAATGACCCGGAATGGATAGAGCTCAAACGCGTTACGGAACAAAATGGACCTCTTTATGAGAAAATTGACATTGTTTATCTAAAGACGGTCCCATTTTTCGAAAAATAA
- a CDS encoding NAD(P)H-dependent oxidoreductase, which yields MKTLVIVTHPNINESRINKAWVQELQQHSNITIHQLYQAYPNEVVDVAKEQALLEAHDRIILQYPLYWYNTPPLLKKWFDTVLQYGWAYGPGGDKMQGKEIGIAISTYGSKESYQVGGANRFTIEELVKPIDAICNYISARFLPPFTLSDVSNVTDEELEKSKIDYVKYIRSVQTASV from the coding sequence ATGAAAACATTAGTCATTGTCACACATCCAAACATTAACGAATCCCGTATCAATAAGGCGTGGGTCCAAGAATTACAGCAGCACAGCAACATTACAATTCATCAACTATATCAAGCTTATCCGAACGAAGTCGTTGATGTGGCTAAGGAGCAAGCGCTCCTGGAAGCGCATGATCGCATCATTTTGCAATACCCGTTGTATTGGTACAATACACCGCCATTATTGAAAAAATGGTTTGACACCGTACTGCAATATGGTTGGGCTTATGGTCCAGGTGGAGATAAAATGCAAGGCAAAGAGATTGGCATTGCGATCTCAACTTACGGTTCAAAAGAATCCTATCAGGTAGGCGGGGCTAACCGATTTACGATCGAGGAATTAGTCAAGCCGATCGATGCCATTTGTAATTATATCAGCGCTCGATTCTTGCCGCCGTTTACATTGAGCGATGTATCTAATGTGACCGATGAGGAACTTGAGAAAAGCAAAATTGATTATGTGAAATATATTAGATCTGTTCAGACGGCATCTGTGTAA